TTGGCACTGTTGTGACAATGGGGTGGCACAAGCATAGCGTTTGACGGTATCCGAACAGCATATATTAATCTACATTATACTCATTATGAAAAAGCCAACATTCATCTTTATTCTGTTATCCTTCATCACAATGTATACCAACAGACAGATAACAAATATCATTAAAAGAAAGAAATATCGACAATCAAACAATAGTTTCGTTCAACAAATACTAACTTTACAACGTTTTTAATATAAAGAACGGACAGCATGATTGTTAGAACGCTACTGGATACAGATCTCTATAAGTTTACCACATCGTACGCTTATATCAAACTATTTCCCTATGCAATGGGGAAATTCAGCTTCCATGATAGAAATGAGACTGAATATACTGAAGAATTTCTGGAAAGACTTAAAAATGAAATTGATAAGCTAAGCCGATTGAGACTTACAGAAGAAGAACTGGAATACATGACACGAAATTGCCGGTTCCTTCCGAGAGTTTATTGGGAATGGCTGTCATCTTTCCGCTTTCATCCGGATAAAATCAAGATACATTTGGACGAAGCACATCATCTTCACATCGAAGTCAGTGATTTCCTCTATAAAGCTACCCTGTATGAAGTACCTTTACTTGCCATTGTATCCGAAATAAAGAACCAGTTCTTCGGCAATGTAGCCGATATGGACGAAATCTTATGCAAATTATCGGAGAAAGTGGAACTGTCCAATCAACATCGGTTACGTTTCTCGGAGTTCGGTACGCGGCGGAGATTTTCTGTCCATGTACAGGAAACGGTTATCAGAAAATTAAAAGAAACGGCGCAGTATTGCACAGGCACTTCCAACTGCTATTTTGCAATGAAGTACGACATGAAAATGATGGGTACTCACCCGCATGAGTGGTTCATGTTTCATGGAGCGCAATTCGGATATAAACACGCCAACTACATGGCACTCGAAAACTGGGTGAATGTTTATGACGGTGATTTGGGCATTGCCTTATCCGATACTTATACTTCCGGTATCTTCCTCAGCAATCTCAGCCGCAAACAGGCGAAACTGTTTGACGGTGTCCGCTGCGATTCCGGCAACGAATTC
The nucleotide sequence above comes from Bacteroides caccae. Encoded proteins:
- the pncB gene encoding nicotinate phosphoribosyltransferase: MIVRTLLDTDLYKFTTSYAYIKLFPYAMGKFSFHDRNETEYTEEFLERLKNEIDKLSRLRLTEEELEYMTRNCRFLPRVYWEWLSSFRFHPDKIKIHLDEAHHLHIEVSDFLYKATLYEVPLLAIVSEIKNQFFGNVADMDEILCKLSEKVELSNQHRLRFSEFGTRRRFSVHVQETVIRKLKETAQYCTGTSNCYFAMKYDMKMMGTHPHEWFMFHGAQFGYKHANYMALENWVNVYDGDLGIALSDTYTSGIFLSNLSRKQAKLFDGVRCDSGNEFRFIDSLISRYKELGIDATTKTIVFSNALDFTKALEIQEYCRNKIRCSFGIGTNLTNDTGFEPSNIVMKLTQCKMNVNQEWRECIKLSDDEGKHTGSPEEVQACLYELRLN